A window from Triticum aestivum cultivar Chinese Spring chromosome 6D, IWGSC CS RefSeq v2.1, whole genome shotgun sequence encodes these proteins:
- the LOC123142985 gene encoding transcription termination factor MTERF15, mitochondrial: MLRLRSCVVTHLLSSRTASPLLSLQRLLSTAAAPAVSPNPSFAVEDYLVSTCGLTRAKALKASAKLSHLKSPAKPDAVLAFLAGLGLSGADVAAVVAKDPLFLCAGVEGNLGPAVAGLTGLGLSRSEVARLVSLSPDRFRRKNVVPKAHYYLSLLGSSEDLLLAARRGLFLFSVDLDIVVKPNVAALRECGLGARDIAKLLIQMPRIVTASPGRVLAMVACAEGIGVPRGSGMFRHALQTVACFSEDKIAAKVEQLKKTLRWSDADVGIALCKWPAVLRWSKDMLQRKSEFLISKVGLEPAYIAHRPIMLSLSLEGRLKPRYYVMRFLQENGLLSHGRDYYAMVLVGEKVFVERFIRPHKQAAPLIAEDYAAACIGEVPARFRFT, translated from the coding sequence atgCTCCGCCTCCGCAGCTGCGTCGTcacccacctcctctcctctcgcACCGCCTCCCCActcctctctctccagcgcctcctctccaccgccgccgcgcccgccgtttCCCCAAACCCTAGCTTCGCCGTCGAGGACTACCTCGTCTCCACCTGCGGGCTGACCCGAGCCAAGGCGCTCAAGGCCTCCGCGAAGCTCTCCCACCTCAAGTCCCCCGCCAAGCCCGACGCCGtcctcgccttcctcgccggcctcggcctctccggcgccgacgtCGCCGCGGTCGTCGCCAAAGACCCGCTCTTCCTCTGCGCCGGCGTGGAGGGAAACCTGGGCCCCGCCGTCGCGGGGCTCACCGGCCTCGGCCTCTCGCGCTCTGAGGTCGCGCGCCTCGTCTCGCTCTCCCCCGACCGATTCCGCCGCAAGAACGTCGTCCCCAAGGCGCACTACTACCTGTCCCTCTTAGGGTCCTCCGAGGACCTCCTCTTGGCGGCCAGGCGCGGCTTGTTCCTTTTCTCGGTCGACCTCGACATTGTGGTGAAGCCCAATGTCGCGGCGCTGCGGGAGTGCGGGCTAGGTGCTCGTGATATTGCCAAGCTGCTCATCCAAATGCCGAGGATCGTCACGGCCAGCCCAGGGCGCGTCCTGGCAATGGTTGCGTGTGCCGAAGGCATAGGCGTGCCCCGTGGCTCGGGGATGTTCAGGCACGCGCTGCAGACTGTCGCATGCTTCAGCGAGGACAAGATTGCCGCCAAAGTGGAACAGTTAAAGAAGACATTGCGGTGGTCGGATGCCGATGTCGGCATTGCTCTGTGCAAGTGGCCCGCTGTGCTGAGGTGGTCCAAGGACATGCTGCAGCGCAAGTCCGAGTTCCTCATCTCTAAGGTGGGGTTGGAACCGGCGTACATTGCTCACCGGCCCATAATGCTCAGTCTTAGCCTCGAGGGCCGGCTCAAGCCTCGGTACTATGTTATGAGGTTTCTTCAGGAAAATGGATTGCTAAGTCATGGCAGAGACTACTATGCTATGGTCTTGGTCGGCGAGAAGGTATTTGTGGAGAGGTTCATACGCCCCCACAAGCAAGCTGCGCCACTCATTGCTGAAGACTATGCAGCCGCTTGCATAGGGGAGGTGCCTGCTAGATTCAGATTTACGTGA
- the LOC123142986 gene encoding transcription termination factor MTERF15, mitochondrial: MLRLRTCVLSHLLSSPTTSPLPSLHRLLSSAAAPTVSPNSGFEVEEYLVSTCGLTRAQALKASAKLSHLKSPAKPDAVLAFLAGLGLSGADVAAVVAKDPLFLCAGVEGNLGPAVAGLTGLGLSRSEVARLVSLSPDRFRRKNVVPKVRSYLPLFGSSEDLLSGVKRGLFLLSVDIDRVVKPNVAVLRECGLGARDIAKLLIQMPRIVTVSPERALAMVACAERIGVPRGSGMFRQALQAVACFSEEKIAAKVEQLKKTLRWSDADVGIALCKWPTVLRWSKDMLQRKSEFLISKVGLEPAYIAHRPAILGLSLEGRLKPRYYVMRFLKENGLLSHGKDYYCMLLISEKVFVERFIRPHKQAAPLIAEDYAAACTGEVPARFRFT, from the coding sequence atgctccGCCTCCGGACCTGCGTTCTCTCCCACCTCCTATCCTCTCCCACCACCTCCCCACTCCcctctctccaccgcctcctctcaAGCGCCGCCGCGCCCACCGTCTCCCCCAACTCCGGCTTCGAAGTGGAGGAGTACCTCGTCTCCACCTGCGGGCTGACCCGAGCGCAGGCCCTCAAGGCCTCCGCGAAGCTCTCCCACCTCAAGTCCCCCGCCAAGCCCGACGCCGtcctcgccttcctcgccggcctcggcctctccggcgccgacgtCGCCGCGGTCGTCGCCAAAGACCCGCTCTTCCTCTGCGCCGGCGTGGAGGGAAACCTGGGCCCCGCCGTCGCGGGGCTCACCGGCCTCGGCCTCTCGCGCTCTGAGGTCGCGCGCCTCGTCTCGCTCTCCCCCGACCGATTCCGCCGCAAGAACGTCGTCCCCAAGGTGCGCTCCTACCTTCCTCTCTTCGGCTCCTCCGAGGACCTCCTCTCCGGGGTCAAGCGCGGCTTGTTCCTTCTCTCGGTCGACATCGACCGGGTGGTCAAGCCCAACGTCGCGGTCCTGCGGGAGTGCGGGCTAGGTGCTCGCGATATTGCCAAGCTGCTCATCCAAATGCCGAGGATCGTCACCGTCAGTCCGGAGCGCGCCCTCGCGATGGTCGCGTGCGCCGAGCGCATTGGCGTGCCCCGTGGCTCTGGGATGTTTAGGCAAGCGCTGCAGGCTGTCGCATGCTTCAGCGAGGAGAAGATTGCCGCCAAAGTGGAACAGTTAAAGAAGACATTGCGGTGGTCGGATGCCGATGTCGGCATTGCTCTGTGCAAGTGGCCCACTGTGCTGAGGTGGTCCAAGGACATGCTGCAGCGCAAGTCCGAGTTCCTCATCTCTAAGGTGGGGTTGGAACCGGCGTACATTGCTCACCGTCCGGCAATACTCGGTCTTAGCTTGGAGGGCCGGCTCAAGCCCCGGTACTATGTTATGAGGTTTCTTAAGGAAAATGGATTGCTGAGTCATGGCAAAGACTACTATTGTATGCTCTTGATAAGCGAGAAGGTATTTGTGGAGAGGTTCATACGCCCCCACAAGCAAGCTGCGCCACTCATTGCTGAAGACTATGCAGCCGCTTGCACAGGGGAGGTGCCTGCTAGATTCAGATTTACATGA